One Homalodisca vitripennis isolate AUS2020 unplaced genomic scaffold, UT_GWSS_2.1 ScUCBcl_11125;HRSCAF=20288, whole genome shotgun sequence genomic window carries:
- the LOC124374907 gene encoding acyl-protein thioesterase 2, with protein sequence MKVICPTAPTMPVTLNNGYPMPSWFDLKSLEASGPEDEVGIKKAAESIHAMIEAEEKDGIPSHRIVLGGFSQVSDSFLFLINFDHFHKTGFIKCGSQIVPIIVNHFFKKVIWLFLMTYLKTVTLLCYKAMR encoded by the coding sequence CCCCACAATGCCTGTTACACTGAACAACGGATACCCCATGCCATCATGGTTCGACCTCAAGTCTCTGGAGGCAAGTGGGCCAGAAGATGAAGTTGGAATCAAGAAGGCAGCAGAGTCTATCCATGCGATGATAGAGGCGGAAGAAAAAGATGGCATTCCTTCCCATCGCATTGTGCTTGGTGGCTTCTCACAAGTGAGTGATTCATTCctgtttttaatcaattttgatCATTTTCATAAGACTGGATTTATAAAATGTGGTAGTCAAATAGTTCCTATAATAGTAAATCACTTTTTTAAGAAAGTAATATGGTTGTTCCTGATGACATATTTAAAGACAGTTACATTGCTTTGTTATAAAGCTATGAGGTAG